The Carassius auratus strain Wakin chromosome 7, ASM336829v1, whole genome shotgun sequence genome contains the following window.
GCCACGCCACCCACTCCAACAATGGGTAACTTCCCTACAAACTCACACAAAAGCTTATTTCTTTATTAACCAAATCCACTTTGTACATTTCAATCTATCAGTCCAAATTCCAACtacaaactaaaataaagacaaaaaacattTAAGGGTACCTTGTGTCAATGTGTACATCTCTCGCACTGTTTGAGTGGACAGCTCTTTCAGAGGTTGACCACTGAGGCCCcctatttcatgtttatttgggTCTTTTAGAGAGTCTGGCCTGGAAACAGTGGTGTTGGAAACCATTAAACCATCAACACCGACCTGAAAAACATACAAAGACGTTCCCATCTTCTAAATGAATTGGGCACAAAATTTCATCCTGTGAAGAGCAAGACTGACCTCCATGATGACCTCAGCAATGTCTTTCTTGTCCTGTGTAGAAAGATCTGGAGCAATCTTCACCAGAACAGGCAGTCGGTTCTCACTCCGCAAGGAATCCCTCTCTTTAAGCACCTAAATAACCACCAACACCAAATGATAGAGTGGGGAAAATTAACATATATAAAGCTGACTAACACGCAGGACAAAGCAACAACTCATTTTGgtgattcatttgttttaaatgcaagATGTAACCTGTATCTGACAAAACAGCAAAACATTTTCACTTTTATACAAAATCTAGATTTACCATTTAAGAAATAATCACTATTGAAAACCTATCAGCGCTGTATCTGTATTGAATTAACAGatataatattgaataattaatTGAAAAGTGATATACTTTATAAATGCCTTCATCACTGAAATGATGAATTACCTTGTCCAGAAGGTGGCGCAGTTCTTCCTTGCCCTGTAGGTTTCTAAGGCCAGGAGTGTTGGGGCTGCTAACATTGACTACTAGGTAGTCAGCGAGAGGGCCCAGTGTCCGCACTCCCTCCACATAATCTGACACCGCATCTGTAGAAAGCTTGTTCTTCCCCAGATTGATGCCAAGAGGTTTACCTGCTGATATTCGAAATTTATGCTGTTACAGGGCAGTAGGACTTTTGCTGGCACGACTTAACAGATGTATTCAAATAAGTAGGAAAAAGTACAGAATGCATTTGTTATTTCCAAGGCATTAAGGGAAATTATGTTACGTAAAGATATATGTTTAAGGTCTTgtgaaaaagaaagtaaaaaatctAATGGAATCCCTAATACCCCACATAAACCTGCTGCCTTCAAATTAAATGCAACTAAAAGGAAATGGTGATTATTATTTACCTTTTGTAAGTTCTGACTGGATATTCTTTCTGGCTTTCAACCTTTCTTGCACTGCAGAAAGGCCACAACTATTGAACCCATATCTGAAATACACAAACCACAGGaaaagtataataaatgaaagattggtgaaatatttgcattatacaaaacaaaagtattttacatttacaaaagtaCCATGTTACTGCCATGGTTTGTGGTCACACCAGGATAGCAGTATCATGTATTCAATGCAGTATCATGTAAATTCCATCACACCGGAATTTGATagtcatgaaagaaaaaaaaatttaatactaCAGCATTCATGTATCAGGTATTAAGTACCAGGTAAGTGAATAAGATGtaaaagatatatattatattatttacattctCTGAAGAGTCATTAAGGTTTTCTGGATAGTTGCTTTTTGAATAAAGTCAAAAGACCCCTCCATCATTTTAGGTTTATGTGTCTTTTTAcaatagctttttaaaatatcacAACTGAAGCTATTGCTCACATCTGTGGCATTAAAAGTAATGATGCTACAGTTTAATATGTAGGTTAGGGTTTGTTCAAATCACAAGCTTGAAAAAGCTTGAATCCAAACTTCAACTTTCAAATGGCAAGGCAGCATTTGGCATTCAAAACCTGCAACATGGATAAACGCCACTCATTTCCTCCATCCGGAGGGACTCCACCCTTGTTTGAATGTCTGTGAAGAATCTGTACACAATACTGGCTGACGGTATTGGTGTGCGACTGatatcaattatattttttattgtttaatgttaACAGTTTAACACACCAaagacattattttcattattcacTTGAAAAACTTGTCCAGCCAGAAATTCAGATCAAGTTCAAGCATATTCAATatactttttcaaatattttccatttggaaaaaaaaattaactttcactgaatattaatgaaaaagCACATGTATCAGTGTGTAGTGAAGTTTCAGAAATATTCAAAAACTTATAGCaagtttaaaaacataaatctgCCTTTGCAAAATGCCTCTGCAAAATCCCCTACATTTGCTTAAGACTAGAGTGTTCGAGTTGGGTGACATACTTCTCCACAGAAGGGTTTTCACCTTGGGAGAATGTGTTTAGTCATTATTATGCTGAACAAAAAAAGGGATCTTCTGTTTCCAGTCTTTTAATTACATCGCACAGTGTGTGAATTCATGACAGCATTGATAAAGAACTATAACAGTAGGTTTGTCTTTTTAGCAGAAATGTACCCATACCTGTTAATGACGGCTTGGTCTGACTCCAGTCTAAATACACGTGGCTTTGGGTTGCCATCCTGCGCCTTTGGGGTTACAGTTCCCACCTCCACGAAACCAAAGCCCAGTTTATAGAGGCCATCCACTGCCTCACCATGCTTGTCAAAGCCTGCTGCTAACCCAACTGGGTTCTGGAACTTTTGACCCATCACATGCACTTCCTGAaggaaataaatatgaaaaactttTCCCTTGaaatttcaaaaaacaaaatatttcctgAGTAGCTAACAATGAGAAACCGATAAAGGTTACTCAGTTACATTTACCACTTTCTAGAGTGGCCAATATTATGTTCATACACTACATAGCCAAGTACATGGACAACCATGCCATAATTACagcaaaaatatatcttaatgcTTACTCGCAAATTTTACAGCACACAGTGACATTTTAAAGAACATGACTAGCCAGCACAAAGCCTAAAGACTTGGAGGAGAATTTAAGAATGAAAAAAATGACGACTGTACAAAAGAGATTGATTACATTGGTAAAAAGAAACACTCATGCGAAgctgcaaaaataatttttgtgcgagaaaaacaaaaaaacgtgattcaacaattcttctccttcACGTAACCCTAGGGTACCATGATAGAGAGTATCACGATGCTTGCGTGTGCATTCCTCTGCACATAAACAAGGCTTAGCACATACAGTTTCTACACCAGCAGCATCAAGTgcaaatcttaatttgtgttccgaagatgagcgAAATGTCTTACAGgcctggaacaacatgagggcgagtaattaatgagagcattttcatttttgggtgaactatcccttttaaaatatgaaaaaatgcaaATCTAAAAAAACTCTAGATTTATTAtgttaataattatgaaaatgcaTTATCAATCTGTGATAGCAATTTATCACAAATATTTAACACACTGACCAGCGAGGCTGGGTCCTTGTAGTTGTTGTAAGGCACAAGTCCAAGACCAATCACCCGAACAGCCATGACATGAGCCGTCTCTGCTCCCACAATCCTCTGCAGCACAGGCATGAGAGCACTGGCATAGAAACGCTCGTCCCCGGAGGCTGTGAGGTATCCCAGGAACAGGGCACTGCCACATCCTATGATCTTTAAGGCATCTTTCGCTTGTTTCTGCAAAGATCAAGAGAGGATATTTTAGCAACAAGAGACCACACTTTTGTTCTACAGTGTCATCAAAAAGATAGTGCCCCgttttaaaagaaacaaaccCAAGCACACACTCTAAACATGCACTCAATCTCAAAACGGAATATGTAGACTCATCAAAGAAATGTGCATATATTATAGGCTATGTAAATATCCACTAAAACGAGATTTGAAAACGGTCTTGCCAacataaaacctttaaaaataaaatcttaggTCCGCTCTATATGGACGATATATGGTGATATAATCCCATGAAATACCATAGTACTGAATGTCaccatatattttgtaaattttaatgtcaaaaaatatattatctttTCTTTCTTCTAATGCATTTAAGTTAACATTGCAGTCAAAAAAAACCTGAGGCTTTTCTCCTGATTTCAGGGATTGCAGAGGTCTTACTGTGATTTTATAtaactttacacacaaactggGAAAATCGAGGGCtgattcaaaaacaacaaaaactgccACTTGTGTATCTGTAAAAGCGTGCACTGCTTGATCCGGCGACACTTTAAAAGACAGAAAACTTTATCAAAGAACAGCGATGCATTGCTTTATTCACCTTCAGTCGTCCCGCCATGAGTGTTGTTTAACATCCAAACCTCGTGTTCGCAGCGCCTCGCTGTTCACTTCCTGAACGAAAACTCGCGAGAATAAAGAAGAGGCGAGCCCCTGAGAGCGAAACGTGTTATATAACATAGCTAAAAGTGTGATATAAACAGTTCATTATGTAGAATTACTGGaataacatttaacaatgttaattttGACAATTTTAAGCACAGTGTGTGTTCCACTCTGGGGGAAAAGGAGACATATAGGCTACAATtctaatatttttaacaaataattttattactTACATTTagtactaaaattatatatttttcgaTGTATGAAAATGTTGCATGTTTAAGGTCAAGACAGAACTTCcataactttttattttgttctacaGAAATTCCATGGAATAACCATCATTATTGCCAAAGTAGGCCTAGGCCTATACTTTTACAGTGTGCTTTTCCTTATTTTTCTGTTATACAGTGTTAGGCAATTAGTGATAcagacaatgacaaaaaaaaactcttttccATAATCACTGCACATTATAATGTGACTTAAAatcaaaatgtctttatttctcaaatctgtgatcATGGACAACACTGTATTGGACGCTTTTGGAATGGAGAGTCTTGGTTTAAAGTCagattttgcatgtatttgagtGCCTGCCCCCATTTCCCTAATCAAGTTAGTTCACATTCATTGTTTTCACAAAGTGAGATTTCAGATTTGCCTAAGATGTACGTAGGCTCCCTGTTTTTTAGTCCACACAAACTTTCCTAGACTGAAGGTTGCATTATCAGTCATGGCTTTCTCAAAGCAAGTGCTTGTTTATTGTTGGATATCAATTTTTTTGATGCCGCTTACAACTTGTAATGATGAATCAGAAGAAAGTGGATATGAGAAAGATTATGGCAGGAGAATTCTGAAAATTCATGGGGGAATAGCGTATGAGTTTGTTCAGGAACCCATGCCGTGGGCTGAAGCCCATGAGAGCTGTGAAAAACAAGGGGGACATCTTCTGAGTGACTTGAATGCTGAGATTAAGGAACTCATACAAACCGAGTCCACAGAAACAGGACCGTGGTGGGTCAGTCAGAAGATGATCCATAAAAATTCCATCAGTCGTGAGTAAACTTCACAGTTTTCTATCTGTAGGTTGTCTATACTTCTTTGCCCTTGTATATAACAAGGAATTTCAAACCTGTGCCTATAATAGAAAGTGCTGATAGatggttttaaatgtaaaaagcatCTTGTCTCATGAGAACTTTTGATTTAAGTTTTGGCATAcgctttagtttagggaccaattctcactagttattattagcatttatatttattacttataaaacaCTTATTCTGCATGGCCATGTTTTTTACATATCTGTCCCATATCTAAACTGAACagctaattctgagtttattgaaaagttaatagttaattaatagtgagaaccaaactaaagtgtgacaaGTTTGGTATTCCAATCACTTCCTGGAGTTTGTACGAAGAAATTTGATTAGGCAGATGTTAGTGGCGTATTTTAGCAGGTATCATTCTGTTCATAACATACTGCTTTgcctaaaaaataaaggttcaatTAGTGCCAATAAGGCCTGATGCTATATGAAAACAGAAGTCAATGTTATTATTTGAAGAACATATTATGTAATCTCAAAAATAGCTTTAATCTCCAAAGAACCATGTAGTCATACAACTCAAGATTTCTATACAAATATACTTTGCTGATCCTAAGGAGGTGTAAAGAGCGACTAAAGAACTTAAGAGTTCATGGCAATGAAATAACTGACACTATATCTTTCAtggagatttttttatataagtttgtgtgtgtttacaggatTGGAACCTGTCTCATATTCCCCTGTTAAACATGATGACAATGTCAGTAAAGATCACTTAGATTGCACCTATATGGTCAAAGATTCATTTCAGCTGGTGACCACACCCGACTGCAGCATGAGCTTTAGCTCCCTCTGCACGCGAGGTACAGAAACAAATCACCTCTCCTCAACAACACAAACATTACATAAAACAACATTGTTTGATGATGTGAATCAGAATAACTGAACTTGAACACAGAAATGAGATCGCTTACTACATGATTTCTTTTAAATATGGAACAGAATGTAATGTAGTTATGCCATTACAGTTTTAAACACACATCTGACATCAAGTAAAGCAAACAAAAGGAGCCGCAGAGGTCTTACTGACGTATTGATGGCACTGGGAAACACTGTAGGAAACACTGCTCAGCTTATACAGGTTGGTGAGCTTTTTCAGTAAAAGAATTTAGTCCTATGATTTATTTCTGTAAAGTGGCCTTATCAGAACAGCAGGCCTTGGAAAATGGGGAAAAGGAAAGGTAGAGTTTGGGATAAGGGTATGAAAATGCTAAAAGAACAAAGATCAATTTTGTTGTAGAAATTACTGATATACAAGACCATGTTATGTACCATAATGAATGTCTTTCATTTGAACTGGTTTACTGTAAAGAAGTTAACTACTTCTAATCAAAAGCTctgtgaataaattaaattaaaattaaatttatgcatttagcagacgcttttatccaaagcaacttacagtgcattcaggctatcaatttttacctatcatgtgttgcCGGGCAATCGAACCTCCAACCTTTTACTTGATAGCGCAATGCGCAATGCAATCATTgaatatcatgaatatcattgaaTAATatcattgaattaaaaaatggagGTAAGAAGAGTTTAAAAGAGTTGGCATACAGAGTAAATTAAAATCTCTACAACAATTCATGAACTCGTGATCCTTTTAACCCTTCTTGTCAATCTTGCAGAATGCCAAAACAATGTTGACTAATTTGGAGACTACAACAGAAGTACTGTCAAAAGAAGATAAGGTGATTCATgcattatattatacaaaattaattagtaatacattacataattgcatataataattaataatcaggctgaagtatttataaaaaattttctgTTGGTCTAGCTTAGCAGATTTGTAATGGGCCTTTCAAATATTCAATAATAGTATAGAAATCATTTTCATTGGTGTATCGATGTAGCTTGTTTTGTTGCAGAatctggttttactacaaaatatgttgacctaggaacaccaTAAAATCAGAATATGAGTAAATTGTTCTCTATTACTTCTTTATCGAATAGATCACATACCTGCAAAACATATACGATCACCTCCAAACGAGTGCTACAGTGAGTCCAGACCAGCTTGCAGAAATTATGAACAGCACTGCGGCCATTCTTTTGTACACGCAAGAGTGTGAACCTGACAACATGGATGATGTAAGTCAAGTCATCAATGGATAAATGATTTTGGGACTGATTATGTCTAGACAAATGCTTTACACTGTTATAGCTTTTCAACTctgaaaattgatttatttttctgaacAGCTTGAGGAACTCATCACTCTTGCCAGCCACATTTACGCCTATGCTCTCCCTGTTAACGGTAACCTTGTCAGGGAACTTCCAACAGGCACTCTTTATGTCACAAGGTCATTATTAGTTGAATTATTACTGGCCGATATTATCATATGCAATGGCTTGTATTTAATGTATAGCTGTGTCTCCAAAGGCAAGATTCAAGCACTCTGGGTGGAAAAGCCATTGGCTCAGCAGATGGAGGATATTGCCAGCTGCCATCCCTTAGTGCAATGACTGGACAGCTGCCATCTGGGAATGTCAATGTGCAGGTTTGCTAACATCAAAGTCCAAAGTCATAAAATCAGctacatatttattttcaaaatgtaaatattcaaatttgttACAGTAGTCAATCTAAAAACTAAATCAATtccatttactttcttaatatagTACAtattcctggtcttattgtgctTGATTCATCAGTGAACATTATTCCAAAAGAGACATGCTTTCTGGGAGACATGGTTTCAAGCAGTCTTATTATTTTTAACCCCTCTTCTGTCAAAAACAGACCATTATAGACCAGTCATTTCACAGTCATGATCATGCTTTGAAGCTGATAAAAACTTTATCATTCCAGCTCTTCCAATTTAAAGAGAATCCATTGGAAACCAAGTCCAACGAAAGCATCACTGGAGCAACTTGCAGCTTTTCTTTGCAGAATGGAAGCTCTCCAATCAAATTCTCAGATCTGTCAGAGGACATTGAGGTGAAAACAAATTAGTTCGAGAACCATATTGAGCTCACTTCATCAATTTCAAAGATGTGAACATTGAACACAAAAGCAATTAACTTGCACTATGAAATTTGTATTCTCGGTGAAGCTGCTATGAAGCAATGAGCAGTGTGATGAGAgctttacaattttttatttaattaagtaGCTACTGATGATTCTCTCTGTACAGATATATCTGCCTCGGCCTGAAGCCCCTCAGCCTAAAGTTGTAGATATAACCTGGAAAGCAGGGTTCGCTGTCACCTCGACATTCAACATCTCAGACCCAAATGTGACTGTGGTTGTTACAGCAATGCCAAATCGAAACGTAACCCTCAGTGTTACCTTGCACCCACCAGAGGAGGCGAACGCCACCTATTTGAATCAAAGCACTAATATAACCTACAAAggtaaaataaatgaagaaaataaaaagttcatATGCATTATTCGAGACTGCTGCTACTGTTAGTAAGAGATAAAGATTATCATCATGAGATTATCCTTTCCCTTGCaatttttattgattatatatattttctttttctttttgtgcaaCAGACAATTATCGCTGGCTGATCACCCCTGAAATGACAAAGGGAATTGAGGGGGCCTGGAAGGTGGCAGTATTACCAACTTCTTATTCATCACAAAGTGGCATGCTGACCTTTAACGTCTCAGTTTTTGTAACCAAGTGCCTGTTTTGGGATACCAACCTTGGAGCCTGGAGTAGAGAGGGCTGCATGGTAAAACTCTTTAATAGTTGCTcatttaatattgtacatttaataTTCAGTCTTTTTATGATGTTTGTGATATCATCTCTATCCAAAGGTTGGTCACAAAACAATGCCGAACCTAACTCACTGTTTGTGCAACCACACAACATTCTTTGGGAGCTCCTTCTTCGTGATGCCCAACCAAGTGGATTTGTCTCAGACAGTAGCTTTGTTTTCCACAATAAATGAGAACTATATAGTGGTGGTTTTACTCAGCTGCTTCTTTGCCCTCTTTCTGGTGGTTCTGATGTGGGCCTGGTATGCAGACCGCAAAGCTCTCAGAACGGTACAGTATACTAACATTTACTCCCCTACTTAACACATTCGTGTGGCATGTTAAGGAAAGAGGTGCTCTGACCAAACTTAAAGTTTTCACCTAATGGACGATAAAACAGTGGGAAAAGGAATGATGAAGCCATTTTTGGACATAAGGGGCCAGattcaaaaaatgtaattgcttcttaattaaatgttaaaaatgtcctTAAGATAAAGATGTTCATAACCACAagagcaattatttatttatatgttgtttcttaaaaataataaaaataataataataatatattatcttTGGAAAACGATAAGAACATtaagtatttttgaaaaaaagaagaagaagaagaagaaaatggtaGTTGTGAATGCTATTCTTAAGAATGTTTTGAATCCGGACCCAGAATGTGAAGATATGTCTTTTTCCTAATTGCGCTAACAAGGAAAATCACATTTCccttttatttaaaagtacatttccAAGTAAAATATAATGGTCATTTGATCTTCTGAAGTGAAGTCTGTTCTTCAGTCACCACATCACATAGTCTTTAAATTAAACCAGTATGCTTTACTTATGTCACAAATCATCCTTGAAGACAAACTACAATAAATTAGACTAAATGGTCAAATCATCTACTGATTTCTTAATTTTACCCGGTTTTGATTTTATCTAAATATGTTGATGCATAATATAATTTCAATGGCAAATTGATTCCACTGCATCCATTGCCATTGATACACTAATATCCTTTATAAATATCCTTAAAATACCTGTGTCCACAGCGTAAGATGACTCTGCTGGAGGACAACCATCCATGTGCCATGTACAACTACCTTGTGCATGTGCAAACAGGCCACAGAAGAGGAGCTGGCACCACTGCCAAGGTGAAACACACTGTGtctaaatgcttgttttcacttcTCAACTTTGATATGTTTAAAAGGTGCTTAATTTGAGTCTTCGTCAGGTTATGATGACCCTCCAATTCCAAGAAGGGCAAAGTGAACTTTACAATTTGTCCGACCCTGAGAAGCCAGTGTTTGAGAGGGGAGGGGTGGATGTGTTTTTGCTCAGTATGCCCTTCTCTCTTGGAGAACTGCAGAGCATTGACATATCACATGACAACTCAGGTGGAAGCCCTGACTGGTGAGTGTCTACTTGTCCCGGCTTTTGCATGCTTTTTCGTATTTTTGCATAGCAAGGCAGAAACAGAGTACACTTTAAAATGGGGCGAGGattttgtgttgtttattattcCTTTTAAATCTTCACAATTAAAGTCACAAACATGtgcatgaataaaaatgtgtttttaaataaaactaaataagtccataataaataaacacatttaaatatagaaGAGTAATGAATCTATAAGGTCACATGATAGTTTGTGACACATGATAGATCTTGAAAACTCTCCTTATTCTTTATCTGATAATGTAAGACTAGCTTTTGAtcaaagaatgatttctgatttcaTTAAAGAAGATCCAAATGCTAATTTCACTTTCAAAACTCTTCCTTAATGTATGGCAGAGGTGTCCAATCCTGTCAGTCTGTAGCGTCAATCCTTATCAAACACAACTGGACCATCTAATCAAAGGCTTTAACATTACTAGAAACATCTAAGCAAGTGTGTTTGGGAAGGTTGAATAACACTGTCCCtcaggagcaggactggacaccccTGAACCATGAAGTGATGGGTGAAGGAAGCATGCATATGAATGAATGAGGTTGCATACGTCTCACATCTCAAAATGTTCCATCAGGTACATGGACAGAATCTTGGTGCAGGATTTACAGACGCAGGAGGTCACACACTTTCTGTGCTCCACCTGGCTGAGAGGTGAAATATGCAAGAGGACCTTCAACTCAGCTAAAATGAATGAAGTTGCAAGCTTTGGGTAAAAACTTTGACTTCTACAATCTAATTATTAAAGCTATACCTGCACTACAGTCAAACATTTGAACACCTGTTTGAATAGTAAGGTCATCAACATGATGAAATAGCATAATTGGCAGAATGGGAATGATGTAGTAACCAAGAAATTACACTCGGGACATTATTGTTTGGCTTCATTTATATTTAGATGATTTAGAACATTTTGAT
Protein-coding sequences here:
- the dhodh gene encoding dihydroorotate dehydrogenase (quinone), mitochondrial isoform X1 — translated: MAGRLKKQAKDALKIIGCGSALFLGYLTASGDERFYASALMPVLQRIVGAETAHVMAVRVIGLGLVPYNNYKDPASLEVHVMGQKFQNPVGLAAGFDKHGEAVDGLYKLGFGFVEVGTVTPKAQDGNPKPRVFRLESDQAVINRYGFNSCGLSAVQERLKARKNIQSELTKAGKPLGINLGKNKLSTDAVSDYVEGVRTLGPLADYLVVNVSSPNTPGLRNLQGKEELRHLLDKVLKERDSLRSENRLPVLVKIAPDLSTQDKKDIAEVIMEVGVDGLMVSNTTVSRPDSLKDPNKHEIGGLSGQPLKELSTQTVREMYTLTQGKLPIVGVGGVASGQDALDKIRAGASLVQLYTALIYQGPPVVKKIKRELDDLLKAQGFTCVAEAVGADHRATKTKKAATKPQT
- the dhodh gene encoding dihydroorotate dehydrogenase (quinone), mitochondrial isoform X3, whose translation is MAGRLKKQAKDALKIIGCGSALFLGYLTASGDERFYASALMPVLQRIVGAETAHVMAVRVIGLGLVPYNNYKDPASLEVHVMGQKFQNPVGLAAGFDKHGEAVDGLYKLGFGFVEVGTVTPKAQDGNPKPRVFRLESDQAVINRYGFNSCGLSAVQERLKARKNIQSELTKAGKPLGINLGKNKLSTDAVSDYVEGVRTLGPLADYLVVNVSSPNTPGLRNLQGKEELRHLLDKVLKERDSLRSENRLPVLVKIAPDLSTQDKKDIAEVIMEVGVDGLMVSNTTVSRPDSLKDPNKHEIGGLSGQPLKELSTQTVREMYTLTQAFV
- the pkd1l3 gene encoding polycystic kidney disease protein 1-like 2, giving the protein MAFSKQVLVYCWISIFLMPLTTCNDESEESGYEKDYGRRILKIHGGIAYEFVQEPMPWAEAHESCEKQGGHLLSDLNAEIKELIQTESTETGPWWVSQKMIHKNSISRLEPVSYSPVKHDDNVSKDHLDCTYMVKDSFQLVTTPDCSMSFSSLCTRVLNTHLTSSKANKRSRRGLTDVLMALGNTVGNTAQLIQNAKTMLTNLETTTEVLSKEDKITYLQNIYDHLQTSATVSPDQLAEIMNSTAAILLYTQECEPDNMDDLEELITLASHIYAYALPVNGNLVRELPTGTLYVTRQDSSTLGGKAIGSADGGYCQLPSLSAMTGQLPSGNVNVQLFQFKENPLETKSNESITGATCSFSLQNGSSPIKFSDLSEDIEIYLPRPEAPQPKVVDITWKAGFAVTSTFNISDPNVTVVVTAMPNRNVTLSVTLHPPEEANATYLNQSTNITYKDNYRWLITPEMTKGIEGAWKVAVLPTSYSSQSGMLTFNVSVFVTKCLFWDTNLGAWSREGCMVGHKTMPNLTHCLCNHTTFFGSSFFVMPNQVDLSQTVALFSTINENYIVVVLLSCFFALFLVVLMWAWYADRKALRTRKMTLLEDNHPCAMYNYLVHVQTGHRRGAGTTAKVMMTLQFQEGQSELYNLSDPEKPVFERGGVDVFLLSMPFSLGELQSIDISHDNSGGSPDWYMDRILVQDLQTQEVTHFLCSTWLRGEICKRTFNSAKMNEVASFGNIFQTRTSSGFRDEHIWVSVVDPPRRSPFTRVQRVACCMSLLLCTMAINIMFWNLPVDKESPVLLKIGSFALTWQEFMVAIESGLFMFPINILIITIFRHIKPRILLNQEKDGTSKKTTPADAVSMNSIIKETIGLLNHLSKSPKNMLAAKEIRPETSGDLFWALNKVNDVLQIMQVENVGDPHWSYCSRFVFYSLSHISNLLEHVGEKGFFLNEELRQARGTVGVLLKKAEMATLQHAPQSQPVVQVQQKKQGWWLPWWFVFVGWFLLFAISGLSTFFTLFYGFQYGRESSIQWVITLTLSLVQSIFILQPLKVIFVAIFFAMILRPVAVENNEEVELLLQEQKEKCEKYAGRSIS
- the dhodh gene encoding dihydroorotate dehydrogenase (quinone), mitochondrial isoform X2 → MAGRLKKQAKDALKIIGCGSALFLGYLTASGDERFYASALMPVLQRIVGAETAHVMAVRVIGLGLVPYNNYKDPASLEVHVMGQKFQNPVGLAAGFDKHGEAVDGLYKLGFGFVEVGTVTPKAQDGNPKPRVFRLESDQAVINRYGFNSCGLSAVQERLKARKNIQSELTKGKPLGINLGKNKLSTDAVSDYVEGVRTLGPLADYLVVNVSSPNTPGLRNLQGKEELRHLLDKVLKERDSLRSENRLPVLVKIAPDLSTQDKKDIAEVIMEVGVDGLMVSNTTVSRPDSLKDPNKHEIGGLSGQPLKELSTQTVREMYTLTQGKLPIVGVGGVASGQDALDKIRAGASLVQLYTALIYQGPPVVKKIKRELDDLLKAQGFTCVAEAVGADHRATKTKKAATKPQT